Sequence from the Gemmatimonadota bacterium genome:
AAGTACCACCCTTCTTCGGCCACGACCACGCGATGCGTCTTGGCCACCGAGCGGAGGATCGCTTCTTCGTCGAGCGGCCGGATGGTGCGCAGGTCGAGCACCTCGGCGTCGATCCCTTCCTCGGAGAGGGCCTTCGCGGCGTTCAACGCCGGTGCGACCGTCTTCGAATGGCAGACAATCGTGACATCCTGCCCGGCACGCTTCACGTCGGCCACACCGATCGGCACCAGATGCTCACCCTCGGGGACGTCGCCCTTGAGGTTGTAGAGCATCTCGCCCTCGATGAACACCACCGGATCGTTGTCGCGAATGGCGCTCTTGAGCAGCCCCTTCGCGTCGGCCGGTGTCGCGGGCATCACGACCTTGAGCCCCGGAATGTGGGCGTACCAACTCTCGAAGGCCTGCGAGTGCTGCGCGCCAAGCTGGAGCGCCGCGCCACCCGGGCCGCGGAAGACGATCGGGCAGCCGATCTGGCCGCCACTCATGTAGCGGATCTTCGCGGCGACGTTGACGATCTGGTCGATCGCCAGCAGCGCGAAGTTCCAGGTCATCATCTCGATCACCGGGCGGAGGCCCGTCATCGCCGACCCGACGCCGATCCCGGCGAAGCCAAGCTCGGCGATCGGCGTGTCGACGACGCGCATCGGCCCGAACTCCTCGAGCAGGCCGCGGCTGACCTTGTAGGCGCCGTTGTACTCGGCCACTTCCTCGCCCATGAGGTAGACGTCGCCGTCGCGTTGCATCTCTTCGCGCAGCGCCTCGTTCAGGGCATCGCGATAGGTGAGGACGGCCATCAGGTGTCCTCCCCGTGCGGCGCCAGGACATCGGTGAAGAGAGCGCTCGCGTCCGGCTCCGGCGATTCCTCGGCGAAGGTCGCCGCATCGGCGACTTCGGCCGCGACCGACGCCTCGAGCTCGGCGAGTCCGGCGTCGTCCAGCAAGCCGGCGTCCCGCATCCGCGCCTCGAGCAGGGCGATCGGGTCGCGCTGGCGTGAGGCGTCGAGCTCTTCCTTGCTGCGGTACGTCCCGCTCGCCGCATCCGACATCGAGTGGCCGACATAGCGGAAGGTCCGGATGTCGAGGAGCGTCGGCCCCTCGCCGGCACGAGCCCGAGCGTACGCCGTCTCGGCCGCCTCGCGCACGGCGACGATGTCCTGCCCATCCACCTCGACGCCGGGCATTCCGTAGCTCGCCGCGCGCAGGTGCAAGTCGGTGATCGCCGCCGACCGCTTCACCGCCGTCCCCATGCCGTAGCCGTTGTTCTCGATCACGAAGATCGCCGGCAGCTTCCAGAGGCCGGCGATGTTCAACGCCTCGTGGAACGCGCCGATGTTGGCCGCGGCCTCGCCGAAGAAGGTGAGCGAGACCTGCTCCGTCTTCCGGTACTTGGCCGCCCAGGCGAAGCCGGCGCCGAGCGGAATCTGGCCGCCGACGATGCCGTGCCCACCCATGAAGCCCTTCTCGAGATCGAACAGGTGCATCGAGCCGCCCTTGCCCCCCGAGCAGCCGGTGGCCTTGCCGTAGAGCTCCGCCATGATCGAGCGCGACGTCATGCCGCGCGCCAACGCCTGGCCGTGTTCACGGTAGGCGGAGATCACGTAGTCATCGGAGCGCAGCGCCGAGATCAGTCCGACGGCGACCGCTTCCTGCCCGATGTAGAGGTGGCAGAAGCCGCCGATCTGGCCGATCGAGTACGCCTCACCGGCGCGCTCCTCGAATCGACGGATCAGCAACATCATGCGCAACCAGTCCTGATACTGGTCGGCGTAGGGGGCGTCGGTCCCGCGGCGGCGTGCCTTGGGGGCGTTGCTGGTGCTAACGGCCATTTAGAAGCTCTCCGGGGCGGTGGCGAGAATCGACTCGCTCGGCTCGGTCTGGGCGCGCGCGGATCGGACTTGATCCCAGGCATGATAGGACGAACGCGTCAGCGGCGAGCTCTCGACATGCGAGAAGCCCATCCGCAGCCCGATCTCGCGGAGCTCCGCGAATTCGTCCGGCGTGTAATACCGCACCACCGGGAGGTGACCATCCGATGGCCGGAGGTACTGCCCGAGGGTGACAATGTTGACGTCGCTGCGGCGCAAGTCGCGCAGGCAGGTGACTACCTCATCCCACTCCTCGCCCATGCCGAGGATGATCCCCGACTTGGTGAGGGCGGTGGCATCCATCGCGCGCGCGTTCGCGAGCACGCGGAGGGCACGGTCGTATCGACCACCCGGGCGCGCCAGGCGGTAGAGCCGCTCGGCGGTCTCGAGATTGTGATTGAGGATGTCCGGCTTCGCCTCCATCACGATCCGGAGCGCCTGCTCCGATCCCTTGAAGTCCGGGATCAGCACTTCGACCGAGGTGTTGGGCAGGCGCGCCTTGATCTCGGTGATACAACCCGCGAATGCCTCCGCTCCACCGTTCGGCAGGTCGTCGCGATCCACCGAGGTGATCACCACGTGCTCCAGCCCCATCCGCGCCACCGCTTCGGCCAGCTTCACTGGCTCGGTCGGGTCGAACGCCTTCGGGGTGCCGTGGGACACCGCACAGTAGGTGCAGTTCCGCGTGCAGACGTCACCCAGGATCATGAAGGTGGCGGCCTTGTGCTCCCAGCACTCGCCGATGTTCGGGCAACGGGCCTCCTCACACACGGTGTGGAGGCCGAGCTCGCGCATCATCGCCTGGATCTTGATATAGGATTGCCCGCCGGGCGCCTTCACCTTCAGCCAACTCGGCTTTCGGGCGGGGGCGACGGGAACCATCCCCCCCGAGGCTTCAGGGGTGGGCTGGCGGGTCAGTTGGACAAGCGGCACGGCCACGCGGACTCCTTCCGTCTCGCCGAGGTCGCGCGCCAGCCGGAACTGGCGCAGGAGCAACAAAATAGCCCCGAGAGGGGGGTGGGCCAACCGCCTTCCCTCTGGGGGCCGACGGGGTGACTTTCCGCCTTCCTCATTACCCCGGGCCCCGTGCGTGCCTCCGATCCTGACCACCCGTGAGCTCACTGTCCAGTACCCGACCTTCACCCTCGGCCCGTTGGGGTTCGTGATCGAGGGGGGGGAGACGGTCGCGCTGCTTGGGGCGAACGCGGCCGGGAAGACCACCCTCCTCCGGGCGGTCACCGGGCGTCTCCTGGACCGCCGTGGACTCGTCGAGGTGGCCGGGAGAGACCCGCAGGACGCCCCGGACGCGTGGCGCGCCAAGATCGGCTTTGCGGGCGAGAAGCCTCCGGCCGACGCCGCCCTCCGGGTGCGGGAGTGGTATGCCTTTCTCCGGGATTGTTACCCCACCTGGGATGATGCCTACCAGCGCGACCTCTCCGCCCGGCTCGGCCTGGATACCGGGGAGCGCATCGCGGCACTGTCCCGCGGCACCGCCGTGAAGGCGGCCTACATCGGCGCCGAGGCCTATCGGCCGGAGTTGCTCGTCCTCGACGAACCGACCAACGGACTCGATCCGGTGGTGCGCCTCGAACTGCTGGCGCTGCTCCGCGAGTGCTTTGCCGAATCGCCGGGGCGGGCGCTGCTCTTTTCGTCGCACCTGCTCGAAGACGTCGAGTCGCTGTGTGACCGCGCGCTGTTGCTCCGTCGCGGACAACTGGTGGGTGAACTTGCCGGCGACGCGCTCACCGAGGCGCGGGCCTCGGGTCAACTCACGGCGCTCGTGGCCGACGTCCTTCGCGACCGGCAATGAATCGTCGCGGCTTCGTCGCCGTGGTGCGACTCGAACTCTGGCGTGGTCGATCGGCCATGGTATGGATCGGCGGGCTCGCGACGGCCGCGATCGTGGCGACGCTGCTCCTTCCGCCCACCGGCGCGCTGGTGGTCGGCATGCTCGCGCTGCCGGTGGTGATGGTCGCCGGTCTGGGGCCGCTCGGCAGCCTCGCCGCCGACAAGATGCACGGCCACCTCGAGTTCGATCGCACCCTTCCGATTCCCCTGCGCACGATTGCGGCCGGCCGATTGCTTGGCGCGGCCATCCGTACCGCACCGATGTTGATCGCCTTGATCGCCGTCGGGATCGGCATCGCGCGGGAGGCGGAGGCACCAGCGCTGGTTGCGGGACCCGTGATCGCCATCGCCGCTGGGGCGCTGCAGCTGCTCTGGTGGTGCTTCCTCTGGTTGATGCTCGGCCTGAACGCCCGCTTCGCGCTGCGTCGGCTCTGGTGGCTGCCGATGACGATCTGGCTGCTGCCGACGCTGCTGCCCCAGTCGGCGAAGTCGCTGATCGGGACCACGGTGGAAGCAGCGGCCGCAGAGATGATGACCTGGATGGATGCCCCGTGGCGGGTCGGGCTCTTGGCGATCGCCGGATTGGCCCTGCCCGTCATTGCGGCCTTCGTCGGAGGCGTCGCGCTCTTCGCACAGGGGCTGGCACGCTTCCGCCCCGACCCGGCGGCGTTCGGCGTGCGACTCGGCGCCGCCCCCAAGCGGGAACTCGCAGCACTCGGCCGCGGGCCGCTGCTCGCCGTGGCGCGGCTCCGGCTCCGACTTGCATTCGAGCAGTTCCGCCGAGAGCTCATCATCGCGGCGGTGCTCGTGGCGGTGGTGGTGGCCGACGTCGGTGAACTTGCGAATTTTGCGCGTGGCTATCTCCCGATTCTCGCCGCCCTCGTGCCCGGCGGCATCGCGCTGCAACTGCTCACGGCGCGTGGCACCGGGGCCCTCGAAGGGCTGCAACATCTCCCGCATCCGCGCCGCCTCGTGGCGCTCGGGCACCTGCTGGCGGTGATGGTCCTGGCCGTCCCCGGTGCGGCGTTGATGGCGCTTTCGCGCGCGGCCAATGGCATCGCCGTGACACCGACGATGGTCGGCATGAGTTGGCTCTGGTTTCTCGCCATGGGGGCCATCGGTGCCGCGCTGGCCGTGTGGGGCACCAAGCGCCGACTCTTCCGCGTCGCGCTGGTCATCGGCGCAATCATCGTGGCAGTCTGGTTCCTGACGCCGGAGGGGGCCGGTGCCAGCGATATCGGGGAGTTCTTCCGGCGCTGGCGGGCAGTTCGCGCCTCGGCGGGTCCGGCACTGCCGCTCGGTGCGGCGTTGCTGGCCCTGATCGTCGGCACCGAGCTGTTTGCGCGTGGGTTGGCGAGCTACGATGGGCGGAAGGCGTAGCCCGCCGCGACGGCTGGGGAGTTGCGGCGGCTACCAGTTCCAGAAGCGATTGGCCCGCACCGCATGCATCTCGTCGCTCCACGGTTCGCCACGAATCGAGGCTGCAATCAACTCGCCGGTGACGCCCGCGAGCAGAATGCCATTGCGGCCATGCCCCGCGGCATACCAGAGCCCGGGCAGCCGTGGCTCGGGACCGATGATCGGCCGTCCGTCCGGCGTGCCGGGCCGGAGGCCGGCCCAGCTGCGCAGCGGTGTCATGCTCGCGAGGGGCGGGTAGAGCGCGGACGCCCGCGCGAAGAGATCGGCGAGCCCGTCGGCGGTGGTGGTGACTTCGAATCCGGCGTGCTCCATCGTCGCGCCGACGAGCATCTCGTCTCCGCGACGGAGCAGATAGCACCGCGTCCCGTAGACCACCGCCTGCCCAATCCCCTCCGGCCACGGAAACGCCGCCATCTGGCCGCGCACCGGCTCCACGGAGACTGGCCGGGGCAGATGCTCGATCCGACCCGCCCACGCCCCCCCCGCCAACACGACATGCCCTGCGGCGTAGCGGCCGGCCTCGCCGATCACGCCGAGCAGGGTGTCACCGTTCCGGTCGAGCCCGGTGGCGGTGTCCTCGATGATGGTGGTGCCGAGTCGCACGGCGTCAGCGCGGAATGCGCGCACCGTCCGGGCCGGGTCGAGCGAGCCGTCCTCTGGCGACCAGAACGCGCCGAGCCCGGGCGCGAGCCACGGCCACCCTTCCTCGACCTCTTCGGGGTCGAGCCAATCCGCGCGGTGGGCCTGCTGCCGCTGCCAGGCGACCTTGGTCCGGTACGAGGCGGCATCCGCCTCGCTGCGGGCGACCTGCAGGATCCCGGTGAGTTGGAGCCCGATGTCGATTCCGGTCGTCTCGCGCAGGCCGTCGGCGTGCCGTCGATAGAAGGCCCGGCCCGCGAGGGCCAGATTCAGCAGCGGGTCGTCGGTCGTCCCCTCAATCTGGGCCGCGAGCATCCCGGCCGCGGCGCGCCACCCCTCGCCCGGGGTTTCGGGCCGCTGCAACAGAATCACCTTGGCGCCGGCCACGGCGAGGGCACGGGCCGTGGCCGAGCCGACCGCGCCGCCTCCGATCACCACCACGTCTGCCGTCTTGGTCGTCACGATGCGAGTTGAAACCTCAGCTGGAGACTCCGCGTAGATTCCACCGACGGGTTCGCATGGTGCGCCCGTACCCTCGCTGGGGAGTCTAACATGGTCCGGAACATCTCGGGGTTTGCCGTCTTCGCCTTCCTGGCCCTGATGGCGTTCAAGCTCCTTACCGCAGTCTTTGGGGCGCTGATCGGTCTCGTGCTGACGATTCTCTGGTGGGGCTTCGTCGGATTCGTGATCTACACGATTCTCAAGATGGTGTCGCCGAGCACGGCGCAGAAGGTCCGCGAGACCATTCGCGGCAACTCCGCCCCGGCCGCCTGACCCCAAGGTATCGAAACGCCGGCGCCGTCCCCAATGGGATGGCGCCGGCGTTGTGGTGTCTTCCCCTACCGGTGCCGGGCGTCAGTCGCCGCGGCTCGCCGGGGCGAGGGTCATCCGGTCGAGGATCAGGGTGACGTCGCCGAAGTTGTAGGTCGAGCGGATCTGCACCGGAATCCGTCGCGCGTCATCCGTCAGCCAGAGCCGAGCGTTCGACGTCTTCGAGAACATGCCGTTCTTCTCATCGACGATCGGGTAGAGCACCAGGCAGTTCACCTTCGATCCGTCGGGGAGCTGCATCATCTCGCGCTTGAGCACCTGCACCCGCACCGGGTTCTGGCTCTTCCGCCAGTAATTGTGGTACTCGTACGTCCGCCCCACCTCGAGCGGTACCCGCCGGATGTAATAGAAGAACGCGACGTCGTCGAGGGGCACCGTCGAGGTGGCCTTCGTTGCCGTGTCGAGGTTGCGGCGATAGAAGCCGGAGTCGGGATAGATCTTGAAGTCCTGCCGCGGCGGCTTGGTGTCCGACATCACCTTGAGGAAGCGGCGCGAGATGAAGTCGTCGACACCGGTCCACGAGACGAGCTGACTCTCGCTCGTGAAGATGCCGAGAATCGAGATCTTCGAGTTGAACGAGAAGCGGTAGCTCGGCACGCCGCGCACGGTGTCGATCGCTTCGACCGAGAGCGTGGCACAACAGGGGCGGAAGAGATTGAACTTCCCCTTGAAGACCAGCGACTCCCCGACGCCGAACGGCGCCGGCGCGAGTGCGGGAGCGGCAG
This genomic interval carries:
- the pdhA gene encoding pyruvate dehydrogenase (acetyl-transferring) E1 component subunit alpha translates to MAVSTSNAPKARRRGTDAPYADQYQDWLRMMLLIRRFEERAGEAYSIGQIGGFCHLYIGQEAVAVGLISALRSDDYVISAYREHGQALARGMTSRSIMAELYGKATGCSGGKGGSMHLFDLEKGFMGGHGIVGGQIPLGAGFAWAAKYRKTEQVSLTFFGEAAANIGAFHEALNIAGLWKLPAIFVIENNGYGMGTAVKRSAAITDLHLRAASYGMPGVEVDGQDIVAVREAAETAYARARAGEGPTLLDIRTFRYVGHSMSDAASGTYRSKEELDASRQRDPIALLEARMRDAGLLDDAGLAELEASVAAEVADAATFAEESPEPDASALFTDVLAPHGEDT
- a CDS encoding pyruvate dehydrogenase complex E1 component subunit beta yields the protein MAVLTYRDALNEALREEMQRDGDVYLMGEEVAEYNGAYKVSRGLLEEFGPMRVVDTPIAELGFAGIGVGSAMTGLRPVIEMMTWNFALLAIDQIVNVAAKIRYMSGGQIGCPIVFRGPGGAALQLGAQHSQAFESWYAHIPGLKVVMPATPADAKGLLKSAIRDNDPVVFIEGEMLYNLKGDVPEGEHLVPIGVADVKRAGQDVTIVCHSKTVAPALNAAKALSEEGIDAEVLDLRTIRPLDEEAILRSVAKTHRVVVAEEGWYFAGVGAQIVDLVQREAFDDLDAPVLRVHQADVPMPYNKYLEKAAKADATKIAAAVRRVCYKD
- the thiO gene encoding glycine oxidase ThiO, with the protein product MTTKTADVVVIGGGAVGSATARALAVAGAKVILLQRPETPGEGWRAAAGMLAAQIEGTTDDPLLNLALAGRAFYRRHADGLRETTGIDIGLQLTGILQVARSEADAASYRTKVAWQRQQAHRADWLDPEEVEEGWPWLAPGLGAFWSPEDGSLDPARTVRAFRADAVRLGTTIIEDTATGLDRNGDTLLGVIGEAGRYAAGHVVLAGGAWAGRIEHLPRPVSVEPVRGQMAAFPWPEGIGQAVVYGTRCYLLRRGDEMLVGATMEHAGFEVTTTADGLADLFARASALYPPLASMTPLRSWAGLRPGTPDGRPIIGPEPRLPGLWYAAGHGRNGILLAGVTGELIAASIRGEPWSDEMHAVRANRFWNW
- a CDS encoding ABC transporter ATP-binding protein: MPPILTTRELTVQYPTFTLGPLGFVIEGGETVALLGANAAGKTTLLRAVTGRLLDRRGLVEVAGRDPQDAPDAWRAKIGFAGEKPPADAALRVREWYAFLRDCYPTWDDAYQRDLSARLGLDTGERIAALSRGTAVKAAYIGAEAYRPELLVLDEPTNGLDPVVRLELLALLRECFAESPGRALLFSSHLLEDVESLCDRALLLRRGQLVGELAGDALTEARASGQLTALVADVLRDRQ
- a CDS encoding DUF3108 domain-containing protein → MTLLFAGLSLLLQTTAPLPAAPALAPAPFGVGESLVFKGKFNLFRPCCATLSVEAIDTVRGVPSYRFSFNSKISILGIFTSESQLVSWTGVDDFISRRFLKVMSDTKPPRQDFKIYPDSGFYRRNLDTATKATSTVPLDDVAFFYYIRRVPLEVGRTYEYHNYWRKSQNPVRVQVLKREMMQLPDGSKVNCLVLYPIVDEKNGMFSKTSNARLWLTDDARRIPVQIRSTYNFGDVTLILDRMTLAPASRGD
- the lipA gene encoding lipoyl synthase → MVPVAPARKPSWLKVKAPGGQSYIKIQAMMRELGLHTVCEEARCPNIGECWEHKAATFMILGDVCTRNCTYCAVSHGTPKAFDPTEPVKLAEAVARMGLEHVVITSVDRDDLPNGGAEAFAGCITEIKARLPNTSVEVLIPDFKGSEQALRIVMEAKPDILNHNLETAERLYRLARPGGRYDRALRVLANARAMDATALTKSGIILGMGEEWDEVVTCLRDLRRSDVNIVTLGQYLRPSDGHLPVVRYYTPDEFAELREIGLRMGFSHVESSPLTRSSYHAWDQVRSARAQTEPSESILATAPESF